Proteins from one Erpetoichthys calabaricus chromosome 11, fErpCal1.3, whole genome shotgun sequence genomic window:
- the LOC127529614 gene encoding uncharacterized protein LOC127529614, whose protein sequence is MDEIIVISDDENEYSRTLNDSSVILEDFDPAVDREQQCRNEEIVDEESGLSVTYSKRGDVLPHARYDCAVHPFSFSDNHMCTPMENNMTFCEQCYCYICGKLASECLSWITPSICHCNAHKRSAFWKMEREKASLGILFEFHFDLLEIDADLQEAGKYFDYFFLF, encoded by the exons ATGGATGAAATTATAGTCATAAGTGATGATGAAAATGAGTATTCACGAACTTTAAATGATTCCTCTGTGATACTTGAAGATTTTGATCCAG CTGTTGATCGTGAACAACAGTGCAGAAATGAAGAAATAGTTGATGAAGAGTCTGGACTTTCTGTAACTTACTCCAAAAGAGGGGATGTGTTGCCCCATGCAAGATATGACTGTGCCGTTCACCCCTTCAG CTTTTCAGACAATCATATGTGTACACCAATGGAAAACAACATGACATTTTGTGAGCAGTGCTACTGCTACATCTGTGGCAAGCTTGCGTCAGAG tgtctgtCCTGGATTACTCCTTCCATTTGTCACTGTAATGCTCATAAAAGGAGTGCATTTTGGAAAATGGAAAGAGAGAAGGCTAGTTTAGGCATactttttgaatttcattttgacCTCTTAGAAATAGATGCTGATCTACAGGAAGCAGGCaagtattttgattattttttcctgTTCTGA